A part of Candidatus Stoquefichus sp. SB1 genomic DNA contains:
- the mutM gene encoding DNA-formamidopyrimidine glycosylase: MPELPEVETVRQTLRQFILNENIEGIDVYYDKIINGDTQEFISRLTHQTLREIDRVGKYLIFLLDEDAFVSHLRMEGKYHIVDSQTPVDKHTHVVFHLHDGRDLRYIDTRKFGRLELVDRYLYREQLPLNKLGKEPFDISSEELYALLHKTSLPIKSALLDQSIMCGIGNIYANEICFLMKIDPRTKASRLSKKRVDELRQVSIDVLKRAIAQGGTTIHSFDANGIHGLFQVQLNAHGQKVCPCCQGAIKKIMLNQRGTYYCPVCQKRRY, encoded by the coding sequence ATGCCAGAATTACCAGAAGTAGAAACAGTCAGACAAACTTTACGACAATTTATCTTAAATGAAAATATTGAAGGTATTGATGTCTATTATGATAAGATTATAAATGGTGATACACAAGAATTTATATCACGCTTAACACATCAAACATTAAGAGAGATTGATCGTGTTGGAAAATATTTGATTTTCTTATTAGATGAAGATGCATTTGTATCGCATTTAAGAATGGAAGGAAAGTATCATATTGTTGATAGCCAAACACCTGTTGATAAACACACACATGTTGTTTTCCATCTTCATGATGGACGAGATTTACGTTATATAGATACACGTAAATTTGGAAGGTTGGAACTTGTTGATCGCTATTTGTATCGTGAGCAACTGCCTCTCAATAAATTAGGGAAAGAACCATTTGATATAAGCAGTGAGGAATTATATGCTTTACTCCATAAAACATCTTTACCCATTAAGTCAGCCCTTTTAGATCAATCCATTATGTGTGGGATTGGAAACATTTATGCCAATGAAATCTGTTTCTTAATGAAAATTGATCCACGTACAAAAGCATCACGATTATCTAAAAAAAGAGTTGATGAACTAAGACAAGTTTCTATAGATGTTTTAAAACGAGCAATTGCTCAAGGTGGAACAACAATTCATTCTTTTGATGCTAATGGTATTCATGGATTGTTTCAAGTTCAACTCAATGCTCATGGACAAAAAGTATGTCCATGTTGTCAAGGAGCCATTAAAAAAATAATGTTAAATCAAAGAGGAACATATTATTGTCCAGTTTGTCAAAAAAGGAGGTACTGA